Within the Phaseolus vulgaris cultivar G19833 chromosome 9, P. vulgaris v2.0, whole genome shotgun sequence genome, the region TTATATGAGGTATgctttattttcattatttatataaaaaatttgaaaaattattttatttattatttttttcttattgataaaaaaacactaaaaacaaaattaagaaattcTGATATATAATAATTGATCTTAGTGATTATCTCTTGAATACTATTTTTGAAACTTAAAATCGAAACACCTGTATTCttgacaagaaaaaaaaatattaaatttgtatagtttatattaattatGACATTGTTTATTGTTTGTGCCATATAAGTCTAGTTCTGAAGTGCATATAAGTTTAGTTGTGTAAAAGATAAAGTCTATTCCTCAAAGTATAATATGGTGTCTATTTGAtacttaattttatattttaagagtAATATAACACtgttttcttaatatatatatatatatatatatatatatatatataattcaccTGTACTAATCATCTTTAACTgactttattaaaaataaaataaagtttaataaaaaattataattcttttaatgtacataattacaaattaaaagtgtgtttagTAATGTTAATATAtcaattgatattttatttaaccAAATTATTGACACAAAAATAtccaaaatatgtaaaaaaatagtttattaacTAATATTATTGTGAAAGCGACTTCATCATCTTACTGGAGACAAAATAATtgtgttttattaaaaaataattacatcaTAATCATTCAGAATTATAGTTATAATataaaactattataaaaataaattacaaaagtataattattatattttctgaataaaatattaaaagtaaattattgAATAGAACTACACAGGCAATATTAAAAACAATGAAAACActgattataatatattaaagttataaaaaGCATATGCaattatcttatttatataaaaaaaataaaaaatatttaattaaattatatatctaaagaagtttaattatttattttaaatgttcttttatcttaattaatatttaatacttttatgttaaattaaagaaaaagagattaaaaagttaataaatatgTAAGCCAAAGTAACTGCAAGAACTTGATGTTTATGAGAAGTTGTTTTTGAAAGTGATTTGTGTGATAAGTGAATTTCCAAATGTTGCAGTCAATAGCTCAACACTTGCGTGATTGCAAACTGCGTTTCCTTTTTGGTGATCAAATTTTCATGCTCAGAAGTTATCacgttcttcttcttctgttaTTGGAAATTCAAATATCAAGaaactttttataattataaaatatcaaataaaaataaataattatataaaaaaataaaaacatcatcactaaataagttaaaaataaaaaactaaaaaaaatcaatataagttttataaattacttaataaactaaaaatatctgaataatctaaaatacgataacaaagataaaaataaagacGAAAATCAAACAATACATACACATACTTCTTCACGTCTTCatactcaaatttaaaaaataagatattacATTTATATGTATTCAATCAATACTAGAATTTTCCATTAAAATTATACTAGAATTCCCAATTTAAATTAAGAAAGATTCTAAAAATACCcatagaaactagtttatttGCAATCCcaataacaacaataaatatCTTCTATTTAAATCGTATATACATAATATAGTTTCAAAAACTGTATATTAAACAAACATATTGAATTGGAACAAAGATAGAAGTGGGACTCAAATCCCCTCTGATAAAtttctttctctattttttattttttattttataaactgtACTACACCagtaattatgtaaaaaaaaatcacttcaatagtaaatttaataaaaatgaaattaaaactaaaattgatgagataaaattttaaacatgGTAATAGTTACCTACTTCTACGTCTCAATGTACGAACGATAATATAATAATGCGTTTACTTTTAAGCACTTTAATGTAGCTTGAGATATGATGATATCAGACAAATATATCCAACCTATAAAGATAAAAgtgattacaaaattaataatttgttttatattatttgtgtgACATTTATGGCTGCTATAGCATGCTACAGCTGCATTAGCAGCAAAATTCATAATTATTCCATTCAATGTATTAGATCACTTATCTAATTTTCCtggaaatattttcttaaaacgagaaagagaaaaaattatGAGTGAGAAAAAAAGGGTAAGTTCTGGTTCATAATCAATCTATATTTCAAGTGATTTTGTCATTTATCAAATTATCAATCATTTTCTAGATATTGTAATTAGTGATACTATAGGAAGCGTGTGAGAGTTTAATTAtatctgttttattttttagtgaagatttatacttatttttgTTCTAAATATTTAATGGTAATAAATTATGAGCTTTATCTTTGTTTTCTTTAGATAATAGGAACATTcgtgaaaatatttattaaatggctttatcattaaaaaaattaatattcgTGTAAATAGTTTATTTGGAAGAGAAAgatgatagaaaaataaaatatctcaaACTGTTACTTAAATACAAAACTTCAGATTTTTGTACAGGTACAAAATTATCTTGATGTTATTGTTGATGTAAGCGTCGACAAGAATGATGAATGCATTCCGAATATGACATTGTTGTAGGGAAGATAAAAGggattagaaaataaatattttcttatggTTTCTTATTAGAGtttctcttcctcttcttcttcttttccttttcattattatattttttatttttaaaattatattagtaaCAAATCAAGATTAGTGATTTATAAGTATTGAGAATGAAATCGATGATGTAATTGCtttaatataattatgatatttgtattataaatttgtatttatttaatatattttttagtgtaacttaattattaaaattgtatgtGGAAACTCATAGCtaatgaaagaaaatattttttattttatttttttagtgatatttatatttaaaagataaaaatacacatataataatatatcaataataataataatcaaagtaaaaaatatGGAATACACATCAATAATTTTGattgtctctaaaataatatataatttaattaatataataattaattaattttattttttttaaataatatttatttacaaaatttatattagtaataattttaaagaaactaactattttagtaatttaaaaatatatagaaaaggAAACCGTGTCAttgaattcaaatattttttatcaacatcaaaacaaataaagaaaaatatctaTAAACATTAATTGATTTGTGGATCAATTCTTCTCGTAAATAGCTAAACAGTGCttagaaaaaattattagttcTAACCCTCGTAACCATGAAgataaattaacaaataaaatctCTTCAATAAAAATAGGTATGTAACTCATCTTATTAGTTCTAACCCTCGTAACCATTTGATGAAAAAATaaccaaagaaaaataaaatatttatgagatTAAAAGATGATGAATATGCAACTTGATGAATTAAGATAATTGCAAAATAAGTAATCACTTGAAGGTAAGAGATTTAAGATAAGATTCAAGTAGAGAACTTTATATTTTCACAAGAGAAATTCTTAACTACATGAGAGACGATTATCAAttcttttgatttatttttattggtgaTAGAAAATTCTAGCATTTGAAGGAAACTTTGATTGTTTGTTTTTAAGCTTAGTCTATGTTGTGTCTACAATAACCTATACTTGAAGGCATACAATCTTAGTTTATTACTGTctttaacttttaaaaactctaaaagaaatgaaaatagtTCATTTCCAATATATAAGGTAAGATCTTTATGGAAAGTAGAAAAAACAcagaaataatattaaattgtgttttaattaaattttaattttttctctcAAATATCATTTGATGGTAAATATTCAAACGATAGTTTTGCATGACAAATAATTAGGGAGAGACTTTCGCATTAGATAAagtataataaatataactttatagTTTAACTTATTCACTTGACTGAAATGTTTTAAACACGTATTCTAATAGTAGCTCGCATTCGCAAGTTTGTCCAGACAATAATAAAATGcaatataaaaagataaatagaaagaataaatacacacaatatttttatattgattcatCTTATCAtgcaactaaggttttagataccaattatttagtttctaaatttagtctctaaaaccttgattgctaattagataccaatttagaaactatttaacaataatagaaaataatagaaactaatttagaaaccaaatttctttttagtttctaaaatggtctctaatttagttactattgcaactaattattttggtttctaaaaattagtttctatttcatgattttcttgtagtgtacatCCAATTTTTAATCAATAGATTAAATTTCACTAAACATACTaatgttataaaatataatacaaatattatttagactcgtagattattttttttttacttgtaaACATTCATCTCTAACCTCTTAAGAATTATTTTGACCCTCGATCATTCATGACTAACTTTATTCTAAATATTATTTCCACACATCACTTTTAACCTAGTAAAATACTATTTCACAAACCACATactttttataaactaaaatccccataataattataaaatatattaacttagcacaaataacttttcaatttttctaacttatgaataaaaaaaaaacaattttaaaagaatcTCGCAAAATTTTCTTCATTTCCTAGCATTCTCCTTTATCTTGTCTCacctttcctttttttttttctttccgaTTTCTTCATACAACCAAATATTCCCATAGATTTTTCACATTGTTAAATCTTAAGAGATAGACACTAGGCACATAATGTTCATTTCCTCTTAACACTACTTGTTTGTATCattctataataaaaaaaaatacattatatttcTCCTACACAGTAGGAAACAATTGTACTAGTATGCATCATCTTtttcaaacagtgtaaaagtcttgtaaaaatatggtaattttttttaaaagtagtgTAAATTGCAAGCAAGGGTTAAAGGGGTGAGTTGATATGTTTGGTAACACTTGACCCCAAAACCCTAGACATGATCTACTCTATCCCATCTTATTACTCCTAAGCCACAAATTAACTCAACGGTAACATTTCCAACCAAACAAACACTCTTTCTCTCTCCAATATCcttattttctctctcctcaATTCTTATTTCCcccctttattttatttacaaagtgtaataatattaataaaataataaatctcCATTAACCTAGGCCCCTCCAATTGGTCCCACCCATCTTTTAGGGTTGTGGCACTAATAATTATAACTTTTCTCataataagaataagaatagTGTAATCCCTCCTTTCTCTCTTCCCAACCATAAATTCTTTCTTCCCTTTTTCATTAATCCTTTTCCCCATGCACTCCCTCACCTCTCTCTACTCTTCTTCCCCTTTAATTATGCTCCTTTAAACTCAATTAAAGCAAAAGCCAaaaaagaagattaaaaaaCACCTTGGTTTTACCCCAATCATAACCAAAATGTAGAACAATAAAGGAACACCATCTCACAAGGAGGTTTCATTATTTTGCattcacttttatttatttatttatttaactaagaaaatataaatagagaCAAAAATAGTATTGCAACTGAAGTCTAGCTgcaaaacaagaagaaaaacattagtatatattaaaaatgcAAGTTACTTGTGCTTGTAATATTGCTCTTCTTCCACACAATTAGAATAAAATGACGGCgaattttcaaaagaaaaactaTATTATTAAGGTTGTCTAATTAAAAGTGTGTAGAGTTAAATACGCAGGTTAAGGTTGtctaattgaaattaaaataaaataaagaaatccCCTTTAGATGAACGGCATCGTTTCACCGTTCAAACAGAAGGCTCAATCAACAACAATCACCATAATACGTCGATTTTTAATATATCATGACATAAATATTCCTCCTCGTAAACACAGAGTGTTTATAAGGAAACTCAAACACCTCTTCATAACATAAATcacaaacacacacacacacacaccaaagCTTCTcacatcttcttcttctttctcttgtTCGTTTTTCCTTCAGCAATGGccaaagagagagagaagaagcTCTACGTGGCAGTGCTCGGAAACTACGCTGCAGAACTCAAGCTTCTCCTCACAACACTGCTTCTCCTCTGCGCGGTGGCCACGCTCCTTCAGTTTCTCCCTTCCCGCTTCACCATCTCAGCCTCCGATCTCCGTGTCTGCATCTCGCGTGTCACTCAAACAACACCCGTGCTTTCCAACACAACGAACGCTACTTCGTCATACCCACTTAAGGCATCATTACCATATGTTTCAccaccatcaccaccaccgCCTCCACCGCCGCCACCGCCGCCTCCACCGACACTGTCGGAGAAAGTCCTCCCCGGCGGCATCGTCAAGCGTGTGTTCAACCCTTATGGCTCTGCAGCCTACAACTTCGTCACCATGGGCTCTTACCGTGGTGGCCTCAACACGTTTGCCATCATCGGCCTCGCGTCCAAGCCTCTTCACGTATACGCTAAACCAACGTACGAGTGCGCGTGGCACTCACTCGCCGGCGAGAAACTCTCCACCGCCGTCGGCTACAAGATCCTCCCCGACTGGGGCTACGGCCGCGTCTACACCGTCGTTATAGTGAACTGCACCTTCCCGGCTCCGCTCAATGCTGACAACGCCGGCGGGAAGCTCGTCCTCTCCGCCTCCACCTCCGGCGGCGGCGACGCCAGCTTCAACATCACCGACACCATAGAAGCTATCACGGAACAACCTGGTACTCTCGACACCGCGTTGTTCACGGCGAAGCCGAAGTACGATTACCTATACTGCGGTTCCTCTCTCTACGGCAACCTGAACGCGCAGCGCGTGAGAGAGTGGATCGCTTACCATGTGAAGTTCTTCGGGCCGAGGTCGCATTTCGTGATTCACGACGCGGGTGGAGTGCACGCGCAGGTGCGGGAGGTGCTCCAGCCGTGGATTGATTTGGGGTATGTGACGTTGCAGGATATAACGGAGCAGGAGCGGTTTGATGGGTACTACCATAACCAGTTCATGGTGGTGAATGATTGCTTACATCGGTACAAGTTCATGACTAAGTGGATGTTCTTCTTTGATGTGGATGAATACATCTTTGTGCCACCCAAGAGCACCATTAAGTCTGTGCTTGATTCACTCTCCGAGTACTCTCAATTCACCATTGAACAGATGCCAATGAGTAGCAAGCTCTGCCTCACTTCTGATTACGGCAAAACCTATAGGTACATTCTCCTCAAACTTCTTGCCCTTttcattattgttatttttttctaattgggTTTTGCCAAGTTAATCAGTGAAGTTTAAAGATGATATTTTTAGCTGACTCGAGAAAGATTGTGTCAAAGAAAGAATCTTGGTAGTCTTGTAGCAGTAACATCAAACGGGCATGACAGAAGTTTTGATTTTTCCATGTTTGATGTTTTAGTTTTACTTGCTTATTTATGATGTTCTGGGTTGGCTAATTTGGGTGTTGCGAAAATTGATTATGTGTGTGTCGGCTGTGGATTTTGGTGGATCGAACAATTGGGAGGTGGATCTGTGGAGGTTTTTGAAGTGGGGGGGTTTTAGTTTAGGGGTAAGTGAATGCTGGATGGTTGTGTGGAGTTTAATGAGTATTTAATGTGGTGGTTCCTTTGGAGGAACAAATGTGATGTCATTGGTTTTTCCCTGTTTTGTTTCGGTGCTTGATAATGTCCCAGATCTTGGGTGGTTGCGTGGTGTTTCATTCCCTAGCGTGGAAGGTGGGGATTGGTTTGGTTCGTACTGTGCAAGAGTGAATTAGCCCATTCCTATGTGGACAGGTGAAGAGGTGTGGTGGTGCCTCTGAACTTTCTAGGAGACtgatttattattcatatttattagcTGGTTAGTTTCAAGCATTAAAAATAGTAAGCTGGTGTTGTCTGTTCAAGAGTATTTTAATAAGACTCTCAGAATTCAAAAGGGTTCTTCAATTCAATCACAAACATGTCCTTTTGTTAGTAGCTTAACTTTGCTTTTGTGGCAATTGTCCATATCATGTTAATTCCGGTGCGTGCTAAcaagtgatgatgatgatgattattattttactgAATATTGATTCTGGTTTTGGAACAAGACCCGTGTTGCATGGTCCACAAGACCTTTGATTGCGACGGATTTGTTGGGGTGCATTCATGAAAATTTCCCATTTCACAATTTCACACTCCCTCAACAACAGTTAGATCCAGTTGTTTTGTCTAATATAAGTGTTTATGTTATGGCTGGCTTTTTCTACCATACTTTGAATGTAGAAGAAAGGTGGTTTATGGTGTGTGAAGGAATGTCTTGTTGTTGGCTTTACAGTTGTGTTGACAACTACATTTCCCACACAGTTGTCAAGCATATAAGCATTGTTGGGTGTGTGGTGTCTCACATGGTGTTGTGTGAATTTGCATTGCAGGAAATGGGGGTTTGAGAAGCTGGTGTATAAAGATTCAAAGAAAGGGATCAGAAGGGATAGAAAATATGCAGTGCAACCAAGGAGTTTGTTTGCAACTGGGGTTCACATGTCACAGAACCTTGCAGGGAAGACAACTCACAAAACTGAGGGTAAAATAATGTACTACCACTACCATGGAACCATAGCAGAAAGAAGAGAATCTTGCAAAATGCTTATAAATTCAACAGAAATCACATATGACAAGACCCCCTATGTGTTGGACACCACCATGAGAGACATTGCTGGTGTGATCAAGAAATTTGAGCTCAAGATGATTGGAAATAGGCTACAGAAGACACGGCAATGACACTgccaactttttatttttattttttattttttgaactaTATCATAATAATTTAACTTGTATTAGAAAATAGGAATTCATTGAGCAGttctttcttttcaattttttatgtggTATATTTACAGATGGGTATATgatcttttgtttcatttttaataGTTCTTTTGTGttccatgtttttttttttcttttcctttttacattttgtaaAAAACAATGAATAAAGATGAATGGTTCAATTATGTTGTCGGTGTGGGGCATGATGGCATCCCCACCTACAGTGCCACCATATGGAGGCTGCCTAATTTGCTCCTGTTGCTTTGCTGGTATTCATTCcatccttttttttattattttctttatattattctaCTTCAGATTCCTCATCTCTAAAGTGATATAGAAGTTGGTTCACTCCATTTTTAGTACCATTCATTTTTGTTAATTACTCTTTAAATGTGATTTTAGCATCACTTATTTGTCTGTTTTTTAGAAGTTATGTTATGTCACTTGTTTtaaaactatgtatttaaattatcttttaattttaatttttttaactttgatttttATTAAACGATATGATCAAATTTTGTCTTTAGAATACATGGATGGATTAAAGGAGATGTAGCACAAACACTAATACGAGTATATAGCCCTGAAGACCCTCGAAGAAGAGAGGTAGAATTATCGGTGAGATATCACTCTAGAAGAGATAAAATTCTAACCTTGTGTCAAAATCTACAGACTGGGGGACAGTAGAACCATCGGTGAGATATCACTCTAGAAGAGATAAAATTCTAACCTTGTGTCAAAATCTACAGACTGGGGGACAGTCTCAGGTAAATAGTTTCTATGGAGTGTAGGCTACCCCAAAGACGACACGAACATATATTACTACGATTACCCCCAAAGACGACACAGGTAAATAGTTTCTATGGAGTGTAGGCTACCCCAAAGACGACACGAACATATATTACTACGATTACCCCAAAACGACACGAATACAAAAATATGTATTActacacaaatatataaaaatatatataatatataaacactaaaatatgtataaaaaattaacgtatttttttaaaaattatattaaaaaagtgttaaaattgttattataagaaaatacgAATAATGATAATTGTTCTTTAAGAAAGTTCGTAAACGTCCCTGTTGCAGAGAAAGAAAGCTACATAATTCTAATTCCAAGCATATTTGTGGAGTCGATGGACTTTTATATGAAACTTGAAAATTCTGAGTGTTTTGTTTGGGAGGAATGATTCATGAACCAGCTTTTGGAAAAGTCAAAAGAGCATCATTCAACCACTAGTCTTCGCtaaataattatcatttaacaGATCATAATTCTGTCTTGGAAATACctaattttatagaaaattcagctttataatatctttttaattttacgCAAATTTAAGAAAGTTCAGCAgcgataaaaaaaatgagagaatATGCCCAAATAGTAATAATTACACGAGATAAAGGGtcagtatatttttattttccttttaaaaaagtgtttttcaataAACTAAGTAATTTTCTGGTTTTAGTAAATAAAATCTATCTATTtcttatataagtttttttaaaaactatttattctaaatttaaaaaaaactgattTCAAATAAGACGAAAGCGCAATCAATCCACCTGTCAGTGATTTCCAATCactgaaataataaataaaatattaaacggGACACATAAGTTATTTAccacatttttatattaattttagtaattaaaattagaGTTAAATATAGTGTTAACTTTGTGATATTAGtcttttttttagattttcttttataaaattagattaaacttaaagtttatttattaataatttgttctaatttttcaaattagAGTTGTAGTGTTTATATTGCTAGAATTTGGATACATTTCAAATTCAAGGGTAATAAGCATGTTCTTAAGTTTAAAACTATAATCATATAAGAAATTCTGATCAGAGCATGTTAATTAATGTGGCATTGAAAGAGTGTTAAACAAGACTTCGAGTTttaaggtaattttttttaatcttattagAATgtagtaaattatttttaagttgtaaaaaattgaattacaaataaaaatgataaaactgttgtaagatttttttttattgaaacaaAACTTACAAGAAGGTCTAAAAATTAATGTGGCACGATAAAAACTTCTCTTGCATAAAAGATGACTTCAGAAAATAAGATGTGTGATATAAACCTTCCTCCCTATTGTTACTACGATAAagttaaataacataaaataaataaatataatatatgtacataaaaaaatacattagtttaaatataaaatctCTAATGCTAATCCTTACTAGAATAAAACGATAATTTGAGTTTAAACTTCTAAGATTATCACATTTTATATCTTTCATGGTATATATGATTATTAAATTGTCTCATATAATGTTTCCAATTGAAATTCATATATAACAGAATAAATCTTTTATATATCCATTGAGTTTTGATTATCAAGTTTTTaccataatatatattttagattatcaCTCAAATATTATATTGATATTCCATTAACATATTCATAActcaatatttataatatatttagatAAGGTTATATTTAGCTATATCTCATACAAATCATATGAATGATTATTATCTCTTATTCAAATGCTACACATGAGTTTATCACATATTGTAAAGacaaaataataacataatttatatgaaataaaacaTTAGATATAATAATGTACcatttaaaaactttaaaataagttaatatagtaacaacataattaatttatatggaATAAAATACTACATATATAATCATATAACATTTTGGAACTTTAAAAGAAacttaaagaaagaaaaaaaatatttaattaaaaagaatatCGTTTGAGCAAACTTTTATCACTTGATTGAGTCATTATTTCTCAAGTGACGTTTTAAAACATTCATTTATCTTTATCAAGATATTGTTCAAACAAGATGTTGCTTGAGTGAGATACCTTCATGatttgaatgaaaatatttttaaccaattataaaaaaaatcttttgttaaacaatattatattaaaattaactaaattcTTTCAAGTAAATTCtaacttagtgattttttttaataaagatcaaacaaaattagtcaatttgttattattatttatttgagtAAAATTCTACGAggaatgaaaatatttgaaaaacttCAAAATATACTTCTATTTTTATCACATTTATATTTCTCAAAACTATGATAATGCcttcattttgataaaaaaatattttacaaaatttattcatatatgATTTAACAAGTCAAACTTATCGATGATTTCTAAcgtaatcaaattttaaattatattttatcttatattcATACTGACAAATTATAAGGTATTTCTCATTAAGTAGATTGCACTAAGTAAGACATTGCCTTAAAATATTAACCCAAATTTATCTCATTTGCAAATATATTTCATTagctttatttttattttagtatattCTCAAACatcaatatatttataaataaacacctaaaatgataaaaatcaaattatgtatttatttttgaatctttacttttcttatatttaattattgaaaggtgattttataaaataaaatcaataatcTACTaagattcaaaacaaaaaagtcGAGAgatattttagtaatttaacCCTAATGTAAAATAAGAAACTATTtataaaagagatgaaaaaaaatgtaataactAATTAAGATGAAGTTGAAGTCAAGGTATTTTACTTGCAAAGAATATAAAGTTTAAAGATGAATTAGGACAAAAATAAATTCAGGAaccttattttgaaaaaaaaaaagggtaAAACTTGAGGAAATGAAACACTCTTTTCCATAAAATAAAGTAGAAATTAGCAGCAATGGGAATTCCAGATTTATATGTTTGGATGTACGTGCCAAACAATTTCACGTTTTCTTTGTAGCTTCCGCGTTTTTCATTCATTTGGACGCAAAAAAAATTCTACGCTGTTTTGACGGGAAACAACACACGACGATAATCTGAAGAAAATAAATAGACTTTTAAAAACGCGGTTAAAATTAAGAAAGCGCGTTttaacactatttttttttcggCAGCGTTCTAACACTATTATTGGACTCGATTTTGATTCGATGCATTATTCTTCGTaaactttatattttcattctataatGCATTATCATCATTCCATTCAATCTGTTCTTATTTAGATAAATCGTCTTTCTTTTGAAGTTTACGTGAATAATGTAAATTTTGAGTTGCTCTACTAATTAGTGGTGCATCGGTAGAAGATTTTCTGATCTCagcatataattttatatgattttgtaAGTTAGTGTTAAGAAGTGGGCTTTATCCTAGCGAGCCAtttcttaacatggtatcagagtcattttgaatctatcctagcgagtatttgttgggtttagcAGGTCACCCTCTATCGGGctgttatcggaccacccataacatatatctccacgcacgagttggtagcctcggcgtgagggggtgtgt harbors:
- the LOC137820317 gene encoding galactan beta-1,4-galactosyltransferase GALS3-like; translated protein: MAKEREKKLYVAVLGNYAAELKLLLTTLLLLCAVATLLQFLPSRFTISASDLRVCISRVTQTTPVLSNTTNATSSYPLKASLPYVSPPSPPPPPPPPPPPPPTLSEKVLPGGIVKRVFNPYGSAAYNFVTMGSYRGGLNTFAIIGLASKPLHVYAKPTYECAWHSLAGEKLSTAVGYKILPDWGYGRVYTVVIVNCTFPAPLNADNAGGKLVLSASTSGGGDASFNITDTIEAITEQPGTLDTALFTAKPKYDYLYCGSSLYGNLNAQRVREWIAYHVKFFGPRSHFVIHDAGGVHAQVREVLQPWIDLGYVTLQDITEQERFDGYYHNQFMVVNDCLHRYKFMTKWMFFFDVDEYIFVPPKSTIKSVLDSLSEYSQFTIEQMPMSSKLCLTSDYGKTYRKWGFEKLVYKDSKKGIRRDRKYAVQPRSLFATGVHMSQNLAGKTTHKTEGKIMYYHYHGTIAERRESCKMLINSTEITYDKTPYVLDTTMRDIAGVIKKFELKMIGNRLQKTRQ